The following are from one region of the Capsicum annuum cultivar UCD-10X-F1 chromosome 1, UCD10Xv1.1, whole genome shotgun sequence genome:
- the LOC107843187 gene encoding uncharacterized protein LOC107843187 gives MLFYSMMDMPRFKRLQKKQKLSPSVSTSQDSRNNVKKFKVKAKEVLNLTGEERIVVNFEVYEEPFGEARSLLSRFCEILACDCSLFQINFEKWSILPMTYFNRIFEHTIKMDETGQWPGRAQMYITTHKSQDGVYVNEAAKEICEKIESTLSQSTIDESQVFSNDVISKVLGPDHSRWVRCLGLGVVPSRVFK, from the exons ATGCTCTTTTATTCTATGATGG ATATGCCAAGGTTCAAGCGGTTGCAGAAAAAGCAAAAACTAAGTCCGTCGGTATCTACATCACAAG ATTCAAGAAATAATGTCAAGAAATTCAAAGTGAAAGCTAAGGAAGTACTGAATTTAACAGGTGAAGAACGTATCGTGGttaattttgaagtttatgaaGAACCATTTGGGGAAGCACGTAGCCTACTTTCGCGTTTTTGTGAAATTTTAGCGTGTGATTGCTCTTTATTTCAAATCAACTTTGAGAAATGGTCGATTTTACCTATGACATACTTCAACCGCATCTTCGAACATACTATAAAG atGGACGAAACTGGACAATGGCCTGGACGAGCACAAATGTACATTACTACTCATAAGAGTCAAGATGGAGTATATGTTAATGAAGCGGCAAAAGAAATATGT GAAAAAATTGAGTCAACTTTGAGTCAAAGCACCATAGATGAGTCTCAAGTTTTTTCAAATGATGTCATTAGTAAGGTGCTAGGGCCAGACCACTCTAGATGGGTGAGATGCTTGGGATTAGGAGTTGTTCCTAGTAGAGTGTTTAAATAA